GCGGCTTGCTCGGTAGTGGACGCGATCGGGGCGCCGCAGCGGCCTCGTTCCGGCGAACCGCGACGGGACGAGCGCGCCGTGCACCGTCAGCGGCCGTAAGTTTCCAGCAGCCGCAGCCACACCTCGCTGGCTGTCGGGTACGCGGGGACCGCGTGCCACAGTCGATCCAGCGGGACCTCGCCGACGATGGCGATCGTCGCGGCGTGGATCAGTTCCGCGACGTCCGGGCCGGCGAGGGTGCAGCCGACGATCACCTTGTGGTCCTCGTCGACGACCATGCGGGCGTGGCCCTTGTAGCCGTCGGCGTGCAGGGAGGATCCGGCGACGGCGCCCAGGTCGTAGTCCACGACCCGGACCCGCAGGCCGGCCGCCGCGGCCGCGGCCGCGGTCAGCCCCACCGAAGCGATCTCCGGGTCGGTGAAGACCACCTGCGGCACCGCACGCTCATCAGCCGTGGCCGCGTGCCGGCCCCACCGGCCGTCCTCGACCGTCTCACCCTTAGCCCGGGCCACGATCACGTCGCCCACCGCGCGCGCCTGGTACTTGCCCTGATGGGTCAGCAGCACCCGCCGGTTCACGTCGCCCGCGGCGTACAGCCACTCACCGCCGCCGACGACGCGCAGGGTGTCGTCGACCGCCAGCCAGGCACCCGGCGCCAGCCCGATGTTGTCCAGTCCGATGTCCTGGGTGTTCGGCGTACGACCGATCGCCACCAGAACCTCGTCGGCTTCGACCCGCTCGCCGTCGGCCGTCGCGATGTGGACGGTTCCGGTGTCGTCCCGGTTGACGGAGACGGCCTCCGCGCCGACGCGTACCGACACACCGGCCTCGAGCAACGACTCCTTGACCAACTCACCCGCGAACGGCTCCACCGATGGCAACAGACCGTCACGGGCCAGCACCGTCACCGACGACCCCAGGGCGGCGAACGCTGTCGCCATCTCGGCCGCCACCACGCCACCACCGATGATGGCGAGACGGCGGGGAACCGACCCGGCCGAGGCGGCCTCGCGGCTGGTCCACGGCGTCGCCTCCCGCAGGCCGGGGATGTCCGGCAGCAGAGCGCTGCTTCCGGTCGCGACGACCACCGCGTGCCGGGCGGTCAGCCGCGTCGTGGCACCGTCGACGCCGGTCACGTCGACGACCCGGGCGGAAGAGATCCGTCCCTGGCCGCGGTGCAGCGCGATCCCGGCCGACTCGAGCCAGGACACCTGCCCGTCGTCTTTCCAGTGCGATGCGAAGGAGTCCCGGCGGCCCAGCACCGCCGCCACGTCCAGGTCACCCGTCACCGCCTCGCGGGCGCCCGGCACCTGCCGCGTCGCCCGCAGCGCGGACGCACTACGCAGCAACGCCTTGGTCGGCATACACGCCCAGTACGAGCACTCGCCGCCGACCAGTTCCCGCTCCACGATGGCGGCGGTCAGGCCTCCCTGCGCCACCCGGTCGGCGACGTTCTCCCCGACCGGGCCCGCACCGATCACGACGACGTCGTACTCGAAGGAGGTCATGTCAGTTGCCCTTCGCGCTGCGGACGAGACGGAACGCGGCGATGAGGAAGAAGATGGCGCCGGGGATGGCGTAACCGGCCGCGTTTGTCAGCGACGGGTTCTCCGCGGAAGCGGCGGCGATGAAGGACCCACCGGCCAGCACCGAGATGCCTCCGCTGAAAATCATCGGCCACTGCCCGCCCATCCTGCGACGAGTGACGCCCACGATCAGCTGAACCAGCCCGGCCACGACCGCCCAGGCACCCCACACCCGCAGCACCGCCGGAATACCGGACGCGCTGGCGACACCCACGCCGACGGCGGTGATCAGGCTGACCGCGATGTTCACGTACAGCAGGGTCGGCGAGCCGGTGGCCCGCGACGAGCGAAGATCGTAGATGGCGGCGCCCACGTCGAAGAGCGGGTAGAGCACGAAGAGCACCACCGTGAGCGGACCGATCTCCTTGGCGGTCGCGATCGTCACGAGTGCCCACACGATGGCGAACGCGAAGCGGGTGAAGTACAGCCGCCGCAGTGCGGACGCGGTCTGGGAGATGCCGGGCGAAGCAGCAATGGTGGTCACGGTGACCCTTTCAGTGGAGTGGCTCAGAGAGACAGAACGTTCTACCTAAGCCAGGATGGCGACCGCAGCCCGCCTTGTCAAGACCGAACGTTCTATTCGCTAAGATGGGTGTATGGCGCGCACCGAACCCGCTACCCGGCCCTCTGAGGCGCGACTCCGGCTCCTCAGCACGGCAACCAGGATCTTCTACGCGGAGGGCATCCACTCCGTCGGCGTTGACCGGATCATCGCCGAGGCCAAAGTGACCCGAGCCACCTTTTACCGCCACTTCCCCAGCAAGGAAGACCTCATTCTCGCCTACCTGCGTGAAGTCCATGAGATGGATCGCCGGGCGATCGACGCGGCCATCGCCACAAACCCAGCCTCGCGCGAACCCCTGCTGGCCATCGCCGACTCCATCGCCCAGAACATCCAGTCCCCCGGGTTCCGCGGATGCGCCTTCCTGAACGCCGCGGCGGAATATCCCGACACCGACCATCCCGTGCGCCAGGAGATCATCGCTCACCGGCAATGGTTCCTGGACACGCTCACCACGCTGATGGCGCAGGTTCACGAGGAAACAGCTGATCCCGCCGCGCGCCACTTCGTCATGCTCCGCGACGGCGCCATGGCAGCCGGATGCCTTTTCGACCCCGCGTTGGTGTCCGAGACCTTCCTCCGCGGGGTCGAAGGACTCCTGCGGATCAATGCCGAGCGCCAGTCGACCGAATCCACCCGCTAGTACCACGACAGCGCGGTGTGCGGAGCCGCCACGGTTGCGGTCGCGTCACGCAAGGGCCGCGGGCAGGGCGACGATGGCGAAACGGACTACGCGTCCGAGCAGGCAGGCGATGGCGAACTCCCAGTGTCGCAGGCCGGCGGTTCCGGCGGCGATGCTGACCAGGGCGAGTGGCGGGACGCCGACGAGGGCGGAGAGCAGCACCGTCGGCAGACCGGTGCGGCGGTGCGAGAGCCAGCGCCGGACGGGCTCGGCCCACCGGGCGGTCCTGGCAGCCACGCGCCCTGATCGGCTACGTCGTGCGAGCCTCCGGGCCAACCGGCCCGTTCCTCGACGAGCGGCTTCGAACAGCAGCAGCTTCCCTGCGGTCTGCCCGACCGCGAGAGCGATCACGGCGATCACGGCGTACCCGCCCGAATGCCCGGCGACCACGGCGTAGGCCTCCGCGTTGACGACCGGGACGAGGGCCGAAGCGAAACCGTATCCGAGCGCGGCCGCGGCCTCCACGACACCGCTCATGCCCGGCCGTCCCGGGCGAGCAGCCTGGCTACCGCCACGGCGGACCACGCCTTAACCGCAAGGACGGCCAGTGCCACAGTCACTGCCACCGAGTATTGGCCGAATGCCACGGCACCGATGACGCCGGCGGTGTTTACCGCCTTCGCCAGCGGCGACCAGTTCAATGCCCAGACGCGCCGGTCTACAACATGGAAGTAGTTCGGACTGCTCACCGGCCAGCACAGGAACACGAGCGACAGCATTGTGTCCAGGACCATGAACGATGGCAGAAACACCACGGCGACCAGCGATACATCGGGCACCAGGGCGACCAGGCCCATACAGAGAACGGCAGTGCATGCCCGGTCGCTCACGATGTCCAGGACGGCACCGGCCCGGGTCTCCTGGCCGAGCCACCGCGCGCAGAGGCCGTCGAGCATGTCACCGAGCCAATAGATGCCGTACGCCACAGCGATCAGGGCGACAGAACCGGAGACGAGGGCGACGATGCCGAGTGTGACGGCGGCGAGCGTCCGGATGATGGTGATGTAGTTGGGGATGGTGAGGAGCGGGCCGATCCGCAGGACGGGCCGGGAGTCAACGAGAGTCACCCCCGCAGCGTCCGGTTCCGGGGCCGTCCGACGGAACGTACCGGGGTGCCGACCTCGGCGCGGCCGTGGTACCGGGGTGCCGGTTGAGCTGGTACCTGGGTACCTGGCTGACCCAAGGCGGATCATCGAGACTGTGCAGGTGGTTACCGCAATCGGGCAGTGGGCGCGCGGCGTCGAAGGAGTGCGCCGGCTCGCCTACGTGGCGACGGGTTTGATAGTCGCAGTCGTGGTCGCGACGGTCGACGAGGACCTGCTCGTACCGGCCGGTTGGGTGTGGGTGGTGTTGCCCACCGCCCTGACGGCCATGGCCCTACCTCCCCGCCCTCGGTCTTTGGTCTTCGCGGTCTGCGCCGGGTTCGTGGCGATAGTGAGCACCGGTGAGTCGGTCCAGTTGGGCGTGGCGGCGGCCGGCTTCGTATTCGTCTCGACCTGCGAGGATCCTGCCCGCCG
Above is a window of Micromonospora coriariae DNA encoding:
- a CDS encoding dihydrolipoyl dehydrogenase family protein; its protein translation is MTSFEYDVVVIGAGPVGENVADRVAQGGLTAAIVERELVGGECSYWACMPTKALLRSASALRATRQVPGAREAVTGDLDVAAVLGRRDSFASHWKDDGQVSWLESAGIALHRGQGRISSARVVDVTGVDGATTRLTARHAVVVATGSSALLPDIPGLREATPWTSREAASAGSVPRRLAIIGGGVVAAEMATAFAALGSSVTVLARDGLLPSVEPFAGELVKESLLEAGVSVRVGAEAVSVNRDDTGTVHIATADGERVEADEVLVAIGRTPNTQDIGLDNIGLAPGAWLAVDDTLRVVGGGEWLYAAGDVNRRVLLTHQGKYQARAVGDVIVARAKGETVEDGRWGRHAATADERAVPQVVFTDPEIASVGLTAAAAAAAGLRVRVVDYDLGAVAGSSLHADGYKGHARMVVDEDHKVIVGCTLAGPDVAELIHAATIAIVGEVPLDRLWHAVPAYPTASEVWLRLLETYGR
- a CDS encoding TetR/AcrR family transcriptional regulator yields the protein MARTEPATRPSEARLRLLSTATRIFYAEGIHSVGVDRIIAEAKVTRATFYRHFPSKEDLILAYLREVHEMDRRAIDAAIATNPASREPLLAIADSIAQNIQSPGFRGCAFLNAAAEYPDTDHPVRQEIIAHRQWFLDTLTTLMAQVHEETADPAARHFVMLRDGAMAAGCLFDPALVSETFLRGVEGLLRINAERQSTESTR
- a CDS encoding VTT domain-containing protein gives rise to the protein MSGVVEAAAALGYGFASALVPVVNAEAYAVVAGHSGGYAVIAVIALAVGQTAGKLLLFEAARRGTGRLARRLARRSRSGRVAARTARWAEPVRRWLSHRRTGLPTVLLSALVGVPPLALVSIAAGTAGLRHWEFAIACLLGRVVRFAIVALPAALA
- a CDS encoding CDP-alcohol phosphatidyltransferase family protein, with the protein product MTLVDSRPVLRIGPLLTIPNYITIIRTLAAVTLGIVALVSGSVALIAVAYGIYWLGDMLDGLCARWLGQETRAGAVLDIVSDRACTAVLCMGLVALVPDVSLVAVVFLPSFMVLDTMLSLVFLCWPVSSPNYFHVVDRRVWALNWSPLAKAVNTAGVIGAVAFGQYSVAVTVALAVLAVKAWSAVAVARLLARDGRA